GGGCGTTGAACAGCTTGCCCTTCAGCGAGCCGAGCAGGTTGTCGAAGATGGGTCCGGCAATGCCCTCGAGGATGTCCGGCATGTCGACGCGCACTCGCCGCAATCGCGATGCCCAGCGCATCTTCCACATGCACTGGTCCTTGTTCTCATCCCAACTGCCAGGGCTGTCCCAGTAGAACTCGGCCTGGGCGAAGCGGTAGCGGTTCAAGAAGTTGCGCTTGATTTCCGGCGCGCCGAAGTGCCAGGACGCCATGCCCACGCCCTTCTCGGTGTTGGAGCCGGCCCACTTCTCTTGTCCAGAGAGGAGCGCCCACACCTGGAACTGCCCACCGCCGATGTCGGCGCCATCGAAGATCTTCTTGGGCGTCGCATACTTCGTCCAACTTCCGCCGCCGCCGGTGCTGGAGCCGCTGGAGTTGGCATCGTCGACGCTGTCCTGCAGCTCCTTCTTCTTGTCCTTCTCGCACTCGTCCTGGTCGAAAGAGAAGCCGGAGGTACTGCCGCTGTGGGCGTCCTTGTAGTCCTGCTCTTTCTTCTTCTTCAGATCCTTGCAGGCGGACGCGGCGATGTCGCCGATGTTGATCTTGAAGCCGTTGGTGTCGACTGACGACCCGCCTCCACAGAACGCACTGGGGAATGCGCCTATCAACGAGGACGCCCAGCGTCCCACGGCCTTGGCAAAGAGGTTTCCGCCAAGCGCGTCGGCGAACAGATCCATCATCATCTCTGCGGACTTCTTGCAGAGATTGTCGTAGCTGTCCTGCTGCACCGGCAGCCCGAGCTTGCCGTTCTTGAAGCCGTCGAACAGCGCCTTGGGGCTCTTGATGTCGCTCCAGCTGCCGATCGCGGGCTGGGGCATCATGGATGGACTGATGGTGTAGGCAGTCTCGGCCAGCGGTTCGTACTTGGCTTGGACGTCGGGCCCGGTCTTGAGCGCGGCTGTCCATGGTGTCGCCAAGGCGATGGCTATCTGCGAGAAGTTGAGCGCTGGCAGCGCTACCTTCAGCACGTTTTCGTACACGTTGATGAACGCGGAGACGGCCTTGTCGATGGCGTTGCCCACCGGAATGTACGCCGCTGCGGGCGGCACGAACCAGGAGATGACGACGCAAATCGCGAGGATGATCAGGTTCAAGTACTTGATCGTCTTCGCGAAGATCAGCACCGCCAACAGCGCGGCCATGATCAGATTCAGCAGCACGATCAGGTTCATGCCGCGGGCATGAACGCCGGCCGTGGAGTAGGCCACTGCGTCGGCGGCGTCTTGAATGCGCTCGCGGTAGATGAGCGCCTCGCCGGTGCCGACCAGGTAAAAGAGCCCGGCTGACAAGAAGACGGCCATGAAGGTGCCAACCACCACCATGGCGCCGCGCTGATCCGAGAGCAGCGAGCGAACCGTGCGCTTCGAATCAGGGGTAGTCATAGTCCGCTCCGTGAATGCGTAGAGAGGCCTTGGATTGCAGCGTAGCCAGGGTGTCGAATCCGCACACGGCGTACTTCCCAATGGGAAGCGAGCAGCGGTACACGGAGTCCACGTAGACGGTCACGGTCTCGTTGCGGCTGAAGTTCGACTTCGCCGCCTTCGAGTCGCCACCAACGATGATTTGATTCATCGTCAAGGCTAGGGAAATGCTCTTGTTGGCGCCCAGGCCAATCAGCACGGCCTTCTTGATGTCGTCGAGCTTCTTCCCGGTAGCCTGGCCCTTGTCCACACCGTCGTAGTACTGCTTGTCGTCCGGGATGACGACGACAGCCGCGCGCGCGCCGAGAACCGCCGCGTGCTTGGTGATCAGCTTGGCCGAGAACATGCCGACGCCCTGCGCCAAACACAGGAACGCCGTCAGCAGCGGCATGAACACCGCCAGGAATTCGACGTAGACCGCCCCGCGGCGGTCCTTCATGAGACTTCGCTTCGCGGGCGGTCTTCGCTTCGCAGGCGCGCTTTTCATGCCGCCCCCCAATACAAAAGCGCGATGACCAGGCTCGCCACGAAGACCGAAGGGGCGAAGCGAAGCTCGGACATCATCTCGGTTGGAAGCTCGCGGCGCTTCGCCTTGGGCACGAAGACGTTCTTCACGAGCAAAGCAGAGTTGCCCAAAGTCTGCAGGAGTTTGCCTTGATAGGCGAGCCGAGCTGGCGCGTAGATGGCTCCGATGATGAAGGAATACATCTGTGCCTCGACTCCAATCAGTGGTCCTAGAAAAACTCCTACCGCCACGAGTAACTTCAAGTCGCCGCCGCCCATGGCGCCGACGCGGAACAAGAGGAAGGGGATCAGCCCGCAGAGCACCAGCGCCGCGACGGCCGTTAGTAGCCCCCTGAGCGCCCCGCTTCCTCCGCCGGAGAGATACCCGAGGGTGACTCGACCCAACCCCGCGGCAGCCAGGCCGCCGAGGGTGAGCCAGTTGGGTATCTCTCCGGTTCGCCAGTCATGAAAAGCTGCGACCCCGGCAGCGAGGACCGCGGCTAGTATGAGGTACTGCTCGCCTGTCATCCACGCCGGGTTTCGCCGAACAGAGGGTTACAGACCTTCGACCTCGCCGCGCTTCTCGTCCATCTTGCTGCTGACTGCGGTACCGAACGTGCGGGCCGCCGCGATCACGACGATGGCAATCAGGGCTAGGAGCAACAGGTACTCGACCAGGTTCGCGCCCTTCTTGTCTTGGATGAGTGCTTGAACGGTGTGACGGATCTTCTTCATGACTTGGCCTCTTCTTGCTGTGTGTTGGTGGTTGTGTTCCCCACATCACCCTTACGGAAATGGGGACAGAATGATGCCCTGGGAACGAGCATAATTCGCATACAGCGCAGGACCCCACGCCACGATCGCAGCCGCGATCGCCACGCCGCAGGTCCCGAGCAGTACGACGTACTCGGTTGCAACTGCGCCCTGCCTATTTCGAATCAGTCGACCCAGGACGCTAGCCAACCTCGCCATCACAGTGACACTGTAGCTCGCATCAGCGGGGTGCGAAAGGCAAAAAATCGAATGATGTCAAGTATTTTTGCCGCTTCGTCGAAAAATTCCAGCGAGCTTCGAGCTAGAGGGGTGTCGGCCCCGTATTGGTCGGCTTGGAGCGCGTATAGACGCGTCGCGGTCGCTCGACTTTGAAATCTTGGTTGAGAACGAACAGCGCGTCTTCGTTCTTCACGTCGAAAGAGTTGGTCGGGCTCTTCGGACTGAGTCGCTCGTTCGCGGACGTGTCGAGTTTGAGCGAGATACCTTGGTTCGGGGGAACGCTCAACGCAACGTGAGCGATACCGTTCGCATCCGTGTTCGTCACTTCGCGTCCCAAGTAGACCACTGGAAGGTTGGGGCCATTCGTTGCGCGCACCGCAATGACCACTCGACGCATCGCGCGCGGACAACTCACGCGGTACTCGGCTTTCGCTCCGCCCGCCAAACGACGCAGCACTACGGAAACAGGCTTCGCCGGCTGTTGGAATCCATCCGGACAAGTCACGCCCAGCGATATGACGTGCCCTTCCGCACCGTGAAGCTTGAGATTCACGTGACCACTCGCATCGGACTGGCCCACGACCTTCTTGTTGTATTGCACCGTCGCTCCAGCCAACGGCTGTCCCGGATCGCCCTCCACCACGATCAACGATTCGTAGCTTGGCGTCGGCGGAGGTCGCAGCAGATTGCATGACCATAGCCCGACAGAGAGAACACCAAGCATGACAGCGCGCGACACGAGCATGGTCGAAGCATAGCATCACGACGCGCAGGGCCCGTCGTTTCCGACTTCGCCGCAGCTCAGTGCTGAGCGAAACGCGGGTCGCCGTCTACCAGCCAATTCCAGCGAGATTGCACGGCGGACGCGACTTTGCCGTCATATGTGTGTCCAGCGTCGTTCACACCGACCCCTTCGCTTGCCACGCCCTGCTTCTGCAGAGCGCGGACCGCCGCAGCAGTCGTAGCGCGACAGGCGCCCTGACCGCAGGCGAAGAGCACTCGCCCGTCAGGCGTCAATGCCTTGGAGCGCTTCGCTGACCAGCCGGCATGGCCCCCTTCGACGAGGACCATGCGACGGAAGGGAAAGTCCTCCTGCCCGAGCCAATGCACGGTGAGGATGGCACCGAGGGAAAACCCGATCAGCACCGGATTGGTTCGGTCGACGTAGTCTGGATAGCGACGCACCAACGCATCCATGCCCGCTTGCACTTCGCGCGCGAGGTCGCGCACGGCGCCGTAGGTCCAGCGGTCTTCTCGTGCTGAGACGTCGCCCCGCGGCATGCCGCGGGGACAGAGTATGAAAGCACGTGGGCGAAGCGCGTCGCGCCACACCTCACATTGCCACTCGGGGCGATCGTAGTTTCCGTGAAGCGCCACGATCACGGGGCGCTTGTCCGTCGCGCCGCGCGGCAGGGAAACCGCGGCGTCACGAAAGCCTTCCACAGCGAGCGAAACGACCTCCTCGGTGGACGC
The nucleotide sequence above comes from Polyangiaceae bacterium. Encoded proteins:
- a CDS encoding Flp family type IVb pilin, whose amino-acid sequence is MKKIRHTVQALIQDKKGANLVEYLLLLALIAIVVIAAARTFGTAVSSKMDEKRGEVEGL
- a CDS encoding A24 family peptidase, with the translated sequence MTGEQYLILAAVLAAGVAAFHDWRTGEIPNWLTLGGLAAAGLGRVTLGYLSGGGSGALRGLLTAVAALVLCGLIPFLLFRVGAMGGGDLKLLVAVGVFLGPLIGVEAQMYSFIIGAIYAPARLAYQGKLLQTLGNSALLVKNVFVPKAKRRELPTEMMSELRFAPSVFVASLVIALLYWGAA